A single Fibrobacter sp. DNA region contains:
- a CDS encoding tyrosine-type recombinase/integrase — protein MILSEQIRQFLTHIEVQRRFSPRTVDTYGKSLEKFAAHLRENHQNQEPSLDAFTEASVKTFVWNLKIKQGLAPASICEHLAALKSFGKYLVRSMVLQTNPAGNVPMPKRPKRLVSFMSQKDLAEEKFPEPENPTLPQVRARLLLELIYGSGLRISECQRLCWNQIQEKEHLVRVFGKGSKERIVPITEALLQRIIAFKQMEAEAGHLPTPTGYVFLSDDGKPFSIRTLRNDIHNLLRAIGWEGKASPHVLRHSFATHLLENGAEIMSVKEMLGHESISTTQVYTHVSAERLREAFKKTHPRA, from the coding sequence ATGATTCTTTCTGAACAAATCCGGCAGTTTTTAACCCATATCGAAGTTCAGCGACGCTTTTCGCCGCGGACTGTGGACACCTATGGGAAGTCCCTAGAAAAATTCGCCGCGCATTTGAGAGAGAACCACCAGAATCAGGAACCTTCCTTAGACGCCTTTACCGAAGCTAGCGTAAAAACATTCGTCTGGAACCTGAAAATAAAACAAGGCCTGGCACCTGCAAGTATTTGCGAACATCTAGCGGCGTTAAAAAGCTTCGGCAAGTACCTGGTCCGTTCCATGGTCCTTCAAACAAACCCTGCAGGGAACGTTCCCATGCCCAAGCGCCCCAAGCGCTTGGTGTCCTTCATGAGCCAGAAGGACCTTGCCGAGGAGAAGTTTCCCGAACCAGAGAACCCCACGCTGCCTCAGGTCCGCGCCCGCCTCCTGCTGGAACTGATCTACGGTTCCGGCCTACGAATTTCCGAATGCCAGAGGCTCTGCTGGAACCAGATTCAAGAAAAGGAACACTTGGTACGCGTATTCGGTAAGGGCAGCAAGGAGCGAATCGTTCCCATTACCGAAGCATTGCTTCAACGTATAATTGCCTTCAAGCAAATGGAGGCCGAAGCAGGACACCTGCCCACCCCCACCGGTTACGTATTCCTAAGCGACGACGGCAAACCATTCAGCATACGAACTTTGCGAAACGACATCCACAACCTGCTCCGCGCCATCGGTTGGGAGGGCAAGGCCAGCCCACACGTTCTTCGCCACAGCTTCGCCACCCATCTGCTGGAAAATGGCGCTGAAATCATGAGCGTCAAGGAAATGCTTGGTCACGAAAGCATTTCCACAACGCAAGTCTACACTCACGTCAGCGCGGAACGACTCCGCGAAGCATTTAAGAAGACTCATCCCCGCGCTTAG
- a CDS encoding MATE family efflux transporter, with protein MATAKNMDLLTGSIWDKILKFAVPLAASSIFQQLFNSADVAVVGKFAGDKALAAVGANTFVINLMVNLFVGLSIGANVVVANALGERSSRSVSRGVHTAIAVSLICGVLLALVGIFFAHPILSLISTPEDIIDSAALYFKIYFVGMPFIMLYNFCAALLRSKGDTKRPFYVLLVAGAINLVLNIVFVIGFHMDVDGVAVATVIANVISALTLLFFLKRETGPFKFEFWKLRVTPYILGRIVKIGLPAGVQGAVFSFSNVCIQSAINSLGSTAVAASAAAMNPELIVYFWLSSFGHACVTFVGQNYGAKNLDRCRKVVRWTILLAASSTFLLGALTSIFYHPILSIFTNDEAIIQTGAYRVYIVIGLEFINVLIDVCSGALRGMGQSMVPALICVFGICGVRISWVFLMFPKYNTFAALMVCYPMSWLVTGTIIFCVYLRFIRKTRLEWCKNP; from the coding sequence ATGGCTACTGCTAAAAATATGGATTTGCTGACGGGCTCGATTTGGGATAAAATCCTGAAGTTTGCCGTGCCTCTAGCTGCGAGTTCCATCTTTCAGCAGTTGTTCAATTCTGCCGATGTCGCCGTTGTAGGTAAGTTTGCTGGCGATAAGGCTTTGGCCGCCGTGGGGGCGAATACTTTCGTCATCAACTTGATGGTGAACCTTTTTGTGGGCCTTTCCATCGGGGCCAATGTGGTGGTGGCCAACGCTCTTGGTGAACGCAGTTCCCGTTCTGTTTCCCGGGGGGTTCATACTGCGATTGCTGTTTCCCTGATTTGCGGCGTGTTGCTTGCCTTGGTTGGAATCTTTTTTGCTCACCCGATTCTTTCCCTGATTTCAACACCAGAAGATATTATCGATTCTGCGGCACTGTATTTCAAGATTTATTTCGTGGGCATGCCCTTCATTATGTTGTACAATTTCTGTGCAGCATTGTTACGAAGCAAGGGCGATACAAAGCGTCCGTTCTACGTGTTGCTTGTAGCTGGTGCAATCAATTTGGTTCTGAACATTGTTTTTGTTATCGGCTTCCACATGGATGTGGATGGTGTTGCTGTTGCGACGGTAATTGCCAATGTCATCAGTGCCTTGACTTTACTGTTTTTCTTGAAACGTGAAACCGGTCCCTTCAAGTTTGAATTTTGGAAACTCCGCGTTACGCCATATATCCTCGGCAGAATCGTCAAGATTGGATTGCCTGCTGGCGTGCAGGGCGCCGTGTTCTCCTTTAGCAATGTCTGTATCCAGTCGGCTATCAATTCGCTTGGGTCCACAGCAGTGGCCGCATCTGCAGCGGCCATGAATCCGGAACTGATTGTGTACTTCTGGCTCAGTTCCTTTGGCCACGCCTGCGTGACTTTTGTGGGGCAGAACTACGGTGCGAAAAATTTGGACCGTTGCAGAAAAGTTGTCCGCTGGACCATTCTCCTGGCGGCGTCCTCCACGTTCCTGCTGGGTGCCTTGACTTCTATTTTCTATCACCCCATCCTTTCCATATTTACCAATGACGAAGCCATTATCCAGACCGGTGCTTACCGAGTCTATATCGTCATCGGCCTGGAATTTATCAATGTTTTGATTGATGTCTGTTCCGGGGCTCTTCGCGGTATGGGACAGTCCATGGTTCCCGCCTTGATTTGCGTATTCGGTATTTGCGGTGTCAGAATCTCCTGGGTGTTCCTGATGTTCCCGAAGTACAATACTTTTGCGGCACTTATGGTCTGTTACCCCATGAGTTGGCTGGTTACGGGAACCATTATATTCTGTGTTTATCTGCGCTTTATCAGGAAAACCCGATTGGAATGGTGCAAAAATCCTTAG